One region of Sulfuriroseicoccus oceanibius genomic DNA includes:
- a CDS encoding carbohydrate porin, whose translation MFRSSRPLMSVLTSGVMFGAVLPAAVAQENLDPPQGQAIQEMARIRDEIDQMRADYEARIKSLEQKLVQMEKQVANQQAQPAAKSAAIGGAKGGLTADEVAAPHTPEEREALADSVEFADFTRGFKFHGYFRSGYGVNEDGEVMEAFRAPGAQAKYRLGNETETYLETGFDYHFPNFDLHEGEEVLVSFRPAYVVSNALGNSETEITLREAYGKMTGLVPAIPEASLWAGLRFYDRKDVHMNDFYYLDMSGFGGGIEGIDLGSGKLSVAWIGGSIDALTSNGSQRSETVNSKNNLDIRWSDIDVLNGKGFVWLNVAHSGEQILPDGVNVIIDSSTGAAGALGYEYPDFFGGYSRTMVQYGVGSAFNFRSSSSNFAGADAGFTAEDPLLVDLGEAWHFRFVQDVVIEPFERFGLQGTFIWDEANGGIMEDPRQTWISAGVRPVYYFNDHFSLAWETGMDYVSADLRPSGSLYKTTLAAQLSPAPEYFSRPVLRAFVTWATWDEDLKGFVAPRTQALSRDGVSVGVQVEAWW comes from the coding sequence GCAGGCGATTCAAGAGATGGCGAGGATTCGTGATGAGATTGATCAGATGCGAGCGGACTATGAGGCGAGGATCAAGAGCTTGGAGCAAAAGCTGGTGCAGATGGAGAAGCAGGTGGCGAACCAACAAGCTCAGCCTGCGGCTAAGTCAGCAGCGATTGGGGGCGCGAAAGGTGGGCTCACTGCCGATGAAGTGGCTGCGCCGCACACACCAGAGGAGCGCGAGGCATTGGCTGATAGTGTGGAGTTCGCGGATTTCACGAGGGGATTCAAATTCCATGGATATTTCCGCTCGGGCTATGGGGTGAACGAAGATGGCGAGGTGATGGAGGCGTTCAGGGCGCCTGGAGCGCAGGCGAAGTACAGGCTGGGTAACGAAACCGAGACCTATTTGGAGACAGGGTTCGACTATCACTTTCCGAATTTTGACCTGCATGAAGGCGAGGAGGTGTTGGTGTCGTTCCGTCCTGCGTATGTGGTTTCCAATGCTCTGGGGAACTCGGAGACCGAGATCACGCTACGTGAGGCATACGGCAAGATGACCGGGTTGGTACCCGCGATCCCAGAGGCCAGCTTGTGGGCGGGGCTGAGGTTTTATGATCGTAAGGACGTTCACATGAACGACTTCTACTACCTGGATATGAGCGGATTCGGGGGCGGCATTGAAGGGATCGACCTGGGTTCCGGCAAGCTTTCGGTGGCGTGGATCGGAGGATCGATCGACGCCCTGACATCGAACGGATCGCAGCGGTCGGAAACCGTGAACAGCAAAAACAACCTGGATATCCGCTGGTCGGATATCGATGTGCTGAACGGAAAGGGCTTTGTCTGGCTCAATGTGGCTCATTCGGGCGAGCAAATTTTGCCAGACGGGGTGAATGTGATCATTGATTCATCAACGGGAGCGGCTGGAGCACTGGGCTATGAGTACCCTGATTTCTTCGGTGGTTACAGCCGGACCATGGTGCAGTACGGGGTGGGGTCGGCATTCAACTTCCGCTCGTCGTCGTCCAACTTTGCGGGAGCCGACGCTGGATTCACCGCAGAAGATCCTCTGTTAGTGGATCTGGGGGAGGCATGGCATTTCCGATTTGTGCAGGATGTGGTGATCGAGCCATTCGAGCGGTTTGGGTTGCAGGGCACCTTCATCTGGGACGAGGCGAACGGCGGGATCATGGAGGATCCGCGTCAGACCTGGATCTCTGCCGGGGTGCGTCCGGTTTATTATTTCAACGATCACTTTAGTCTCGCCTGGGAAACCGGGATGGACTACGTGAGCGCCGATTTGCGTCCATCGGGATCGCTGTACAAGACGACATTGGCGGCGCAGTTGTCACCTGCTCCGGAGTACTTCTCGCGTCCTGTGTTGCGTGCCTTTGTGACGTGGGCCACGTGGGACGAGGATTTGAAGGGGTTTGTGGCACCAAGGACACAGGCTCTGTCACGTGATGGCGTTTCGGTCGGGGTTCAGGTGGAAGCTTGGTGGTAG
- a CDS encoding YceI family protein: MMNQLIATDALHELMEKPGETMHLIDVRLPADYAAAHLPGAVNACVFEMGFGDNIKQAVPDVSDLVVVYGAHASSYESRVALEKLLRLGFTNVHEYRVGLAGWPGEVVRDQEAPAVDDEDAPQVRDGRHLVDLEQSEVHWVGRNLLNHHEGSIRLQNGFVHISDGQLVGGEFMIDMTSMRCSDLAGDAMHDVLIAHLESDDFFDVEKFPTAAFCIETVERLPVTAPGRPDLRITGDLRIRDVDVPIEFDAVTGVTADGVMAAQASLKIDRTLWGVLYGSGSFFANLGMHLVNDLVAIDLKVVIANDG, from the coding sequence ATGATGAACCAATTGATTGCTACAGACGCCTTACACGAGCTCATGGAGAAGCCGGGGGAAACGATGCATTTGATCGACGTTCGCTTGCCGGCGGACTATGCTGCGGCGCATCTTCCCGGAGCGGTGAATGCTTGTGTGTTCGAGATGGGATTTGGCGACAACATAAAGCAGGCGGTTCCGGATGTTAGCGATTTGGTGGTGGTTTATGGGGCGCATGCATCGAGTTATGAATCGCGGGTGGCGTTGGAGAAGCTTCTGCGTCTGGGGTTCACCAATGTGCATGAGTACCGGGTGGGATTGGCGGGGTGGCCGGGTGAAGTGGTACGCGACCAGGAAGCACCTGCAGTCGATGACGAGGATGCGCCACAGGTAAGGGACGGACGCCATTTGGTCGACTTGGAGCAAAGCGAAGTGCATTGGGTAGGACGCAATTTGCTCAACCATCATGAAGGGTCGATCCGGCTGCAGAATGGGTTTGTTCATATCAGTGACGGTCAACTAGTAGGTGGCGAGTTCATGATCGACATGACGAGCATGCGCTGTTCCGACTTGGCGGGGGATGCGATGCATGACGTGTTGATTGCGCATTTGGAGAGCGACGACTTTTTCGACGTCGAGAAGTTTCCGACGGCTGCGTTTTGTATTGAGACCGTTGAGCGCCTGCCCGTGACGGCTCCGGGGCGTCCTGATTTGCGGATCACCGGAGATTTGAGGATCAGGGATGTGGATGTGCCGATTGAGTTTGATGCGGTCACCGGAGTGACGGCGGACGGAGTGATGGCAGCCCAGGCGTCGCTCAAGATTGACCGGACATTGTGGGGTGTGTTGTATGGATCCGGATCGTTTTTTGCCAATCTGGGGATGCACTTGGTCAACGATCTGGTGGCGATTGATCTCAAAGTGGTGATTGCGAACGACGGTTAA
- a CDS encoding NAD(P)H-dependent oxidoreductase yields the protein MRVLILFAHPAYERSRINRRLVDAVTGLDGVTVHDLYEAYPDFAIDVEAEQKLLLEHDVIIFHHPLFWYSSPALLKEWQDLVLTHGWAYGAEGTALMGKLFMQTITTGAGVEKYCAENHCAVRSMLLPFEMTAQLCNLRVIAPFAVFGTFNLDPEKDMLAIGEEYRRVVTALRDESLDLDAAAAAEVTNAAHCTCDLTR from the coding sequence ATGCGTGTATTGATTTTGTTTGCTCATCCGGCCTACGAGAGGTCTCGGATCAATCGTCGGCTGGTGGATGCAGTGACGGGCTTGGATGGCGTGACAGTGCACGATTTGTACGAGGCGTACCCGGACTTCGCGATCGACGTCGAAGCGGAGCAGAAGTTGTTGCTAGAGCATGACGTGATTATTTTTCACCACCCGCTTTTTTGGTACTCGTCACCGGCATTGCTCAAAGAGTGGCAGGATTTGGTTCTGACCCACGGATGGGCCTATGGTGCCGAGGGCACCGCTTTGATGGGCAAGCTCTTCATGCAGACCATCACCACGGGGGCGGGCGTTGAAAAATACTGTGCGGAGAACCACTGCGCGGTGCGCTCGATGCTGCTGCCTTTCGAGATGACAGCGCAATTGTGTAACTTGCGGGTGATTGCACCATTTGCGGTATTCGGAACGTTCAACCTGGATCCTGAGAAGGACATGCTGGCCATTGGCGAGGAGTATCGCCGCGTGGTGACGGCGCTGCGGGATGAATCCTTGGACTTGGATGCGGCGGCGGCAGCCGAAGTCACGAATGCAGCGCACTGCACCTGCGACCTAACCCGATGA
- a CDS encoding monovalent cation:proton antiporter-2 (CPA2) family protein, with amino-acid sequence MHFESFFIQAMIYLAAAVIAVPVGKKLGIGSVLGYLVAGAVIGPSVLGLIGGENGEDVLHFAEFGVVMMLFLIGLELRPLALWKMRRNLLGTGMTQVVVTTLAIGALAMWGLGESWRAALCLGLVLALSSTAIAIQTLTEKGLIRTRGGRHSFSVLLFQDIAVIPMIAVMPMLADPALRGSVENHSSTWTAHLPPWGVTLVVLLVVGGIVWVGRFAATHVLRVIAKTRSRETFVASALLLVVAITVLMTKIGLSPALGTFIAGVALSDNEYRHELESDLEPVKGLLLALFFMAIGAGIDFALIAGQPLRIIAMTAVLVAVKGLVLWGIGRVSKLSLDHRSVFTLALAQGGEFAFVLFAVAAPLGIISAQLKAEMTAVVVLSMALTPILFLAAERLLFPRFVGSGGDEREPDEIDEHNPVIIAGFGRFGNLVGRFLRAQDVHATVLDVDSDHIELLRKLGFKTYYGDASRLELLEAAGAESAKILVVAIGDESKATEIVQIAKRHFPHLTVLARAGSRMHVYELLEAGVDHFFLEQQGSAIDCAERLAVLLGNRAYSMHRAATQFKAHDNAMMTDLFEHRKDMKSYITKARKQIHDIEARFRSDRQSMDAFTDKAWESRSLIEEFGDGRVGREPEGK; translated from the coding sequence ATGCACTTTGAGTCATTTTTCATTCAAGCCATGATCTATCTGGCGGCTGCTGTGATAGCCGTTCCGGTAGGCAAGAAGTTGGGGATTGGCTCCGTTTTGGGGTACTTGGTGGCCGGGGCGGTGATCGGCCCATCGGTGTTGGGCTTGATCGGTGGTGAGAATGGCGAGGACGTGCTGCACTTTGCCGAGTTCGGTGTGGTGATGATGTTGTTTTTGATCGGCTTGGAGTTGCGGCCGCTCGCGTTGTGGAAGATGCGGCGCAACCTACTGGGCACCGGGATGACCCAAGTCGTGGTGACGACGCTGGCGATCGGGGCGCTGGCGATGTGGGGGCTGGGTGAAAGTTGGCGTGCCGCTCTGTGCCTTGGGCTAGTGCTCGCGTTGTCGTCGACGGCAATCGCTATTCAGACGCTGACGGAGAAAGGGCTGATCCGTACCCGCGGTGGGCGCCACAGTTTCTCGGTACTGCTTTTTCAAGACATCGCGGTGATCCCAATGATCGCCGTGATGCCGATGCTGGCCGACCCCGCATTGCGTGGCTCGGTTGAGAATCACAGCAGCACGTGGACCGCGCATTTGCCGCCCTGGGGAGTGACGTTGGTCGTCCTGCTGGTGGTTGGTGGCATTGTGTGGGTTGGCCGCTTCGCAGCGACTCATGTGCTGCGGGTGATTGCCAAGACCCGGTCACGCGAGACGTTTGTGGCGTCGGCTTTGTTGTTGGTGGTGGCGATTACGGTGTTGATGACCAAGATTGGCTTATCGCCTGCGCTGGGGACGTTTATCGCCGGGGTGGCGCTGTCTGACAACGAATACCGTCACGAGTTGGAGAGTGATCTGGAGCCTGTGAAGGGCTTGCTACTCGCATTGTTCTTTATGGCGATCGGGGCGGGGATCGATTTTGCCCTGATTGCGGGCCAGCCGTTGCGGATCATTGCAATGACGGCCGTCCTCGTAGCCGTGAAGGGCCTGGTATTGTGGGGGATCGGGCGGGTGTCCAAGTTGTCGTTGGATCATCGATCTGTGTTCACTCTGGCCTTGGCGCAGGGCGGTGAGTTTGCCTTTGTGTTGTTTGCGGTCGCGGCTCCTCTGGGGATCATCTCGGCGCAATTGAAGGCTGAGATGACGGCGGTCGTGGTGCTGTCGATGGCGCTGACGCCGATCCTGTTCTTGGCAGCGGAGCGCTTGTTGTTTCCTCGGTTTGTCGGGTCGGGTGGAGATGAAAGGGAGCCCGATGAGATCGACGAGCATAACCCCGTGATCATTGCGGGCTTCGGGCGTTTTGGAAACTTGGTGGGGCGGTTTCTGCGGGCGCAGGACGTCCATGCCACCGTGCTTGATGTGGACTCGGATCACATTGAGTTGCTGCGCAAGCTCGGCTTCAAGACCTACTATGGCGATGCCTCGCGGCTGGAGTTGCTTGAGGCCGCGGGTGCGGAATCAGCCAAGATCCTGGTGGTGGCGATCGGTGATGAATCCAAGGCGACGGAGATCGTGCAGATTGCGAAGAGGCATTTCCCGCATCTGACGGTGTTGGCGCGCGCTGGATCGCGGATGCATGTGTACGAGCTGCTGGAAGCCGGGGTGGATCATTTCTTCCTCGAGCAACAGGGAAGCGCGATTGATTGCGCCGAGCGGTTGGCGGTTCTGCTAGGCAACCGGGCGTACTCGATGCATCGGGCGGCGACTCAGTTCAAAGCGCACGACAACGCAATGATGACCGATCTCTTCGAGCACCGGAAGGACATGAAATCGTACATCACCAAAGCGCGGAAGCAGATCCACGATATCGAAGCGCGGTTCCGCAGTGACCGGCAGTCGATGGATGCATTCACCGACAAAGCCTGGGAAAGCCGCTCGCTGATCGAGGAGTTTGGTGATGGGCGCGTCGGGAGGGAGCCTGAGGGGAAATAG
- a CDS encoding PEP-CTERM sorting domain-containing protein, whose translation MKFKAILLAAAAMIGFSHAATQIDYDNGFTTFTQVITSNQPFTEVTSDPGSGVTFNTYLRSGQIVLPGETIPFLENYNGSTINSGATWITLPTYVNAFGLSAAMNNDFGNGFIYINFLDSNPTTGTTVVDNATISVPLSSLDLTTAAFKSDAQFNTVEIMVVNGTNNYLRLGGDDIRFGDVSAQAVPEPSAALLGTLGMLGLALRRRR comes from the coding sequence ATGAAGTTCAAAGCAATCCTCCTTGCTGCAGCCGCCATGATCGGCTTCAGCCACGCCGCCACCCAGATCGACTACGACAACGGCTTCACTACTTTCACCCAAGTCATCACCTCTAACCAGCCGTTTACCGAAGTCACCAGCGATCCGGGATCGGGCGTTACCTTCAACACCTACCTCCGAAGCGGACAAATCGTGCTGCCAGGCGAAACCATCCCGTTCCTGGAGAACTACAACGGCTCCACCATCAACTCTGGCGCCACATGGATCACGCTCCCGACCTACGTCAATGCCTTCGGTCTCTCGGCAGCGATGAACAACGACTTCGGCAACGGCTTCATCTACATTAACTTTTTGGATTCCAACCCAACCACTGGTACGACCGTGGTTGACAACGCAACCATCTCGGTTCCTCTCAGCTCATTGGACCTCACCACTGCTGCGTTCAAATCCGACGCCCAGTTCAACACAGTTGAAATCATGGTCGTAAACGGCACCAACAACTACCTCCGCCTTGGTGGCGACGACATCCGTTTCGGCGACGTCAGCGCCCAAGCTGTACCAGAGCCATCGGCCGCGTTGCTTGGCACCCTTGGCATGCTCGGTCTGGCTCTCCGCCGCCGTCGCTAA
- a CDS encoding 3-keto-disaccharide hydrolase, whose protein sequence is MLLRLAAPIASLVLVSTTMAREAVPLVSDKSLDGWVNVNTAESTWSVKDGVIHCSGEPHGILRTAKPYENFILELEYRHTAPASQKVANAGIFLWADALPAVGSPFTSSIEVQVLDGLNESDTLTSHGDVFPIFGATMVPLHPHPKGWNRCLPSENRASPRGEWTHYKITANDGALKLAVNGKEVSGGTQITPRYGFICLESEGSTIEFRNLKLTELPSTNVTADESADLRQGFVPIFNGIDMTGWIMPDGHAGNWKAHNGVLQYDGQSTAADKNLWSQKEYGDFTLICDWRWTGESQGKLPRPVLDPATGAPKQDASGQPLMQEVEEYDSGIYLRGSSKSQVNLWNWPCGSGEVYGYRTDASLPQAIRAAVTPREKADRPIGEWNRFEITIKGEHLTVILNGKTVIDHAHLPGVPERGPIALQHHGSSLEFRNLMVKEH, encoded by the coding sequence ATGCTCCTCCGCCTCGCCGCACCAATCGCCTCCCTCGTCCTGGTATCCACCACCATGGCCCGCGAGGCCGTCCCGCTCGTCAGCGACAAATCGCTCGACGGATGGGTGAACGTCAACACGGCGGAGTCGACGTGGTCGGTGAAGGACGGCGTAATCCATTGCAGCGGCGAGCCCCACGGCATCCTGCGCACCGCGAAGCCCTACGAGAACTTCATCCTTGAGCTCGAATACCGCCACACCGCCCCCGCCAGCCAAAAGGTAGCCAACGCCGGCATCTTCCTCTGGGCCGATGCCCTCCCTGCGGTTGGTTCGCCATTCACCAGCTCGATCGAAGTCCAGGTGCTCGACGGACTGAACGAATCCGACACGCTGACCTCCCACGGCGATGTTTTTCCCATCTTCGGTGCCACGATGGTGCCACTCCACCCACACCCAAAAGGCTGGAACCGCTGCCTCCCGAGCGAAAACCGCGCAAGTCCCCGCGGCGAATGGACCCATTACAAAATCACCGCCAATGACGGGGCGCTAAAGCTGGCGGTGAACGGCAAGGAGGTCTCAGGCGGAACGCAGATCACGCCCCGCTACGGCTTCATCTGCCTCGAATCGGAAGGGTCCACCATTGAGTTCCGCAACCTGAAACTCACCGAGCTGCCAAGCACCAACGTCACAGCCGATGAGTCTGCCGACCTCCGTCAGGGCTTTGTCCCCATCTTCAACGGCATCGACATGACCGGCTGGATAATGCCCGATGGCCACGCCGGTAACTGGAAAGCCCACAACGGCGTGCTCCAGTACGACGGACAGTCCACCGCCGCCGACAAAAACCTCTGGAGCCAGAAGGAATACGGCGACTTCACGCTGATCTGCGATTGGCGCTGGACCGGCGAAAGTCAGGGGAAACTGCCGCGCCCCGTGCTGGATCCAGCCACCGGTGCGCCAAAGCAAGATGCCTCCGGACAGCCGCTGATGCAGGAAGTCGAGGAATACGACAGCGGCATCTACCTCCGCGGAAGTAGCAAAAGTCAGGTCAATCTATGGAACTGGCCCTGCGGGTCCGGCGAAGTCTACGGCTACCGAACCGATGCCTCACTGCCCCAAGCCATTCGCGCCGCCGTCACACCCCGCGAAAAAGCAGACCGCCCGATCGGCGAGTGGAACCGCTTTGAAATCACCATCAAGGGCGAACACCTCACCGTCATCCTCAACGGCAAAACCGTCATCGACCACGCCCACCTCCCCGGCGTCCCAGAACGCGGCCCCATCGCCCTCCAACACCACGGCAGCTCACTCGAGTTCCGGAACCTGATGGTGAAGGAACATTAG
- a CDS encoding Gfo/Idh/MocA family protein gives MAHRILCVGAGNMGRAHALAYHHLPEFEIVGICTRSAASRESLNDELGGGYPLFDDFHAALAETRPDAVSISTYPDTHCQYALAALEAGCHVFIEKPLAESVAEAEQIVAAAKAANRKLVIGYILRHHPSWQKFIELAHDLGKPLVMRMNLNQQSSGATWETHKNLLASISPVVDCGVHYVDVMCQMTRSRPVRVSGIGARLSPDLPADKINYGQLQVTFEDGSVGWYEAGWGPMMSQAAFFVKDVVGPNGSVTIEAKSAASDDVEGHTKTTVLRRHFSELDANQQFAREDSWITTDGEPDHDGLCLREQEYFHNAIEQDVDLSDHMEDALNSMRIVAAADLSFRTGKTIDL, from the coding sequence ATGGCACACCGTATCCTCTGCGTCGGCGCAGGCAACATGGGCCGCGCCCACGCCCTCGCCTACCACCACCTTCCCGAGTTTGAAATCGTCGGCATCTGCACCCGCTCGGCAGCATCCAGAGAATCACTGAACGACGAGCTCGGCGGAGGGTATCCGCTCTTCGACGACTTCCACGCGGCGCTCGCCGAGACCCGGCCCGACGCGGTTTCCATCTCGACCTACCCGGACACGCATTGCCAATACGCACTGGCCGCGCTTGAGGCTGGCTGCCACGTATTCATCGAAAAGCCGCTGGCCGAATCCGTCGCCGAAGCAGAGCAAATCGTCGCCGCCGCAAAAGCAGCCAACCGCAAACTCGTCATCGGCTACATCCTGCGCCACCACCCAAGCTGGCAAAAGTTCATCGAACTCGCACACGATCTCGGCAAGCCGCTGGTCATGCGCATGAACCTCAACCAGCAGTCGTCAGGCGCCACGTGGGAAACCCACAAGAACCTGCTCGCATCCATCAGCCCGGTCGTCGATTGCGGCGTCCACTACGTCGACGTCATGTGCCAAATGACCCGCTCACGTCCGGTGCGAGTGTCAGGCATCGGTGCCCGATTGTCCCCCGACCTGCCAGCCGATAAGATCAACTACGGCCAACTCCAGGTCACGTTCGAGGACGGGTCCGTCGGGTGGTACGAAGCCGGTTGGGGGCCGATGATGAGCCAAGCAGCGTTCTTCGTAAAAGATGTCGTCGGCCCAAATGGCAGCGTCACCATTGAAGCCAAATCCGCCGCGTCCGACGACGTGGAGGGGCACACAAAAACCACCGTCCTCCGCCGCCATTTCAGTGAGCTCGATGCCAACCAGCAATTCGCCCGCGAAGACAGCTGGATCACCACGGATGGCGAGCCCGACCACGACGGTCTCTGCCTGCGCGAACAGGAGTATTTCCACAATGCCATCGAGCAAGATGTCGACCTCAGCGACCACATGGAAGACGCGCTGAACTCAATGCGCATCGTCGCCGCCGCTGATCTTTCGTTCCGTACCGGCAAAACCATCGATCTTTAA
- a CDS encoding Gfo/Idh/MocA family protein, with amino-acid sequence MSTDLTTSPHAMPRRHFLKLAGAGALALAAPAIVRAQASDDRVLKIGVVGCGGRGTGAVFNALKADPKVVLWAVADVFPEQVEASLERVNQRYAERVQVDAARKFIGLDSYLKMADSDVDVVLLASPPGFRPKHMEAMVEAGKHLFVEKPVAVDVAGVKSVLESAKRAKAKGLSVQHGLCWRFDAPVQEGYGKVIAGDFGRVVSVYGTFLSTPPKVHQPVDARPDGMGDVEWQIRNWMAYDWLSGGCLVEQGIHTADKLSWAMNNALPVAAVATGGRTAADDPGNTFDNYSVSYEFEGQRFGQVVSRQWNGTYGEITDRVFCTDATFVAPNRVMAMDPQGKRIWRAKAKRTNMYDETHVDLFSALREGRQIDHGEYVANMTMMALMGREAARTGQRITWEQMWNSEQKLGPEKLDLDASFAPQPVAVPGTYELG; translated from the coding sequence ATGAGTACCGATCTTACTACCTCTCCTCACGCGATGCCGCGGCGTCACTTCCTCAAATTGGCAGGTGCCGGTGCGCTGGCTCTGGCTGCGCCTGCTATTGTGCGTGCCCAGGCATCGGACGACCGCGTGCTGAAGATTGGTGTGGTGGGCTGCGGCGGACGCGGGACGGGTGCGGTTTTCAACGCGCTCAAGGCGGACCCGAAGGTGGTTCTGTGGGCGGTCGCGGATGTGTTTCCCGAGCAGGTGGAGGCATCGCTCGAGCGGGTGAACCAGCGGTATGCCGAGCGTGTGCAAGTGGATGCGGCGCGCAAGTTCATTGGGCTCGACAGCTACCTCAAGATGGCGGATTCCGATGTGGATGTCGTGTTGCTGGCGTCGCCTCCTGGGTTCCGGCCCAAGCACATGGAGGCGATGGTCGAGGCGGGGAAGCATTTGTTCGTGGAGAAGCCGGTGGCGGTGGATGTGGCGGGCGTGAAGTCGGTTTTGGAGTCGGCCAAGCGGGCGAAGGCGAAGGGATTGTCCGTGCAGCACGGTTTGTGCTGGCGTTTTGACGCGCCGGTGCAGGAAGGGTATGGCAAAGTGATCGCCGGTGATTTTGGCCGTGTGGTTTCGGTCTATGGGACGTTTTTGTCGACTCCTCCGAAAGTGCATCAGCCGGTGGACGCCCGCCCAGATGGGATGGGCGATGTGGAATGGCAAATCCGCAACTGGATGGCGTACGACTGGCTCTCCGGTGGATGTTTGGTCGAGCAGGGCATCCATACGGCGGACAAGCTGTCGTGGGCGATGAACAACGCACTCCCCGTGGCGGCTGTGGCAACGGGTGGCCGCACCGCTGCCGACGATCCGGGCAATACCTTCGACAACTACAGCGTGAGCTATGAGTTCGAGGGGCAGCGTTTTGGCCAGGTGGTTTCGCGCCAGTGGAACGGAACCTATGGCGAGATCACGGACCGTGTTTTTTGCACTGATGCCACGTTCGTCGCGCCAAACCGCGTGATGGCAATGGATCCACAAGGCAAACGTATCTGGCGGGCCAAGGCGAAGCGCACCAACATGTACGATGAGACGCACGTTGATTTGTTTTCCGCGCTGCGTGAGGGCCGTCAGATCGACCACGGCGAGTACGTGGCGAATATGACCATGATGGCATTAATGGGGCGCGAGGCGGCACGCACTGGCCAGCGCATCACGTGGGAGCAGATGTGGAACTCGGAGCAAAAACTGGGACCGGAAAAGCTGGACCTCGATGCCAGCTTCGCTCCGCAGCCGGTGGCAGTGCCAGGAACCTACGAACTGGGATAA